One Aegilops tauschii subsp. strangulata cultivar AL8/78 chromosome 7, Aet v6.0, whole genome shotgun sequence genomic window carries:
- the LOC120968075 gene encoding uncharacterized protein translates to MALRSLASRVRGSGLQVRAAAPRTSPPAPCPCARPMTYSSKPVQGAQQINGVDLYPARPIDLLCESKWMNVKEDGAVRYASAPRVPPPAPRTTPLAGGQPMFCWRMSSQVMSFGVPAPPMARRLSRPATTAYGLTRFGPGQQRRGVAQMPFQPLDNKTAAAMYDQLSPEGRRVANLTSMIFN, encoded by the exons ATGGCTCTTCGCAGCCTTGCCTCCAGGGTGCGTGGCTCGGGTCTCCAGGTGCGGGCTGCGGCTccccgcacctcgccgccggcaccCTGCCCCTGCGCTCGCCCGATGACCTACAGCAGCAAGCCCGTGCAG GGTGCGCAGCAGATCAACGGAGTTGACTTGTACCCTGCGAGGCCAATTGACCTCCTGTGTGAGTCCAAGTGGAT GAATGTCAAGGAGGATGGGGCTGTCAGGTATGCCTCTGCTCCGCGTGTGCCGCCACCTGCGCCCCGCACAACCCCACTGGCCGGTGGTCAGCCCATGTTTTGCTGGAGGATGTCTTCGCAG GTCATGTCTTTTGGTGTGCCTGCTCCTCCTATGGCACGCCGCTTGTCGCGTCCGGCCACCACTGCTTATGGACTG ACCCGCTTTGGGCCTGGGCAGCAGCGGAGGGGCGTTGCCCAGATGCCATTCCAGCCGCTGGACAACAAGACAGCAGCTGCCATGTACGATCAGCTCTCTCCGGAAGGGCGTCGTGTGGCAAATCTGACAAGCATGATCTTCAATTAG